The following DNA comes from Buttiauxella agrestis.
GATGTGAATACGCGCCTGTCGTTTTATAAGCGCATTGCCAGCGCCAAAACGGCACATGAGCTTGACGAGTTAAAAGTCGAACTGATTGACCGCTTTGGATTGCTACCGGATCCGGCGCGTAATCTGTTGGATATCGCGGCATTGCGTCAGCAAGCTCAGAAACTGGGTGTGCGCAAAATCGAAGGCAATGAAAAAGGCGGGGTGATTGAGTTTGCCGAGAAGAACAATGTTAATCCGGTTTGGCTGATTGGCTTATTGCAAAAGCAACCGCAGCATTACCGCCTGGATGGACCAACGCGTCTTAAATTTATTGAAGATCTCGCCGATCGCAAAGCGCGAATGGAATGGGTGCGTAACTTTATGCATCAATTAGCCCAGAACGCAGCAGCTTGATTCAAACCTTAATTTGCTTAACGTGCCTTAGTTTCCCCTAAGGCACTTTGTAACATTTACACATTCTTTTCAAATCACCAGGGTTTCCCTACATCTTCAACCGCCATAATTCGCGATTAACTTTTTAATAACATTAACCTTAATAATAATGAGGTTTCGCTTAATGCAGTCGTCGCGACTTTTCTCTTTACCTGTTCGTTGGTTGGCATCGCTGATGCTGGTCAGTGCAAGCCTTGCCGTTTTCCCGGCAAGCGCTAATTCCTACCCTCTGCCGCCTGAAGGCAGTCGCCTTATCGGCCAGAACTTTTTCCATGTGGTCGAAGATAACGGCGGCTCGCTTGAAGCCATCGCCAAAAAATACAATGTCGGCTTCCTTGCCCTGCTTCAGGCAAATCCAGGTGTTGATCCGTATGTGCCACGTGCGGGTAGCGTGCTGACGATTCCGCGCCAGATGCTATTGCCAGATGCGCCGCGTCAGGGGCTGGTAATGAATCTTGCCGAACTGCGTGTTTATTACTATCCCGCAGGGAAAAATAGCGTAACCGTTTACCCGATTGGCATTGGCCAACTCGGTGGCGACACCGTGACACCAACTATGGTCACAAGCGTTTCAGATAAACGCGCCAACCCGACCTGGACGCCAACGGCCAATATTCGCGCTCGCTACCTGGCGAACGGAATCAAACTTCCGGCGGTCGTTCCAGCCGGGCCGGAAAACCCAATGGGCCACCATGCCATCCGCCTCGCAGCCTATGGTGGCGTTTATCTGCTGCACGGAACGAATGCGGACTTTGGGATTGGAATGCGCGTGAGTTCTGGCTGTATTCGACTGCGTGATGACGATATTAAAGCGTTGTACAAAGAGATGCCTGTTGGTACGCCTGTGCGCATCATCAACACCGCGATTAAAACCTCAGTGGAGCCAGATGGCAGGCGTTTAGTTGAAGTCCATCAGCCTCTGTCTAAACACATTGATGACGATCCAAAAGTACTACCGATTGTGTTAACAGAGCAGATGAAACAGTTCCAGTCTGCACCAGAAACAGATGCTAACGTCATGGAACAAGCCATGCAGCACCGCTCCGGGATGCCGATTGAAGTGAACGCGTACGGTATTGCCAGCAACGAGATTTAATTGTTTTGAGATGCAAAAAGGCCCTGTTTTTTAACAGGGCCTTTTTTTATGAAACTCATTTTTCCGTGAGTCTTATTTATAAATTACCGCAGTACCGTGCAATGTATTCGGACCGGTTACTGAAGTAATACGGAATGAACTCGCACCCATTTCTTCAGCTTTCTGAGCCAGTTGGTCTTCAAGAGAACCCAGGTTAGTCCCGGCGGTTGCAGTGATAGTGCCTACTTTCTGCTGGCCTGCTGGCGTTGCCTGAACTTCAACAGCCGCGAAGCTTGCAAAAGAGATTGAGCTAAGAACAACAGCAGCGATAAGAGTTTTTACGTTTTTCATGATTTTTGACCTTAAGCAGATGATTTGTAAGCCCGTTAAATTTATTTACTTAACGTTCGATAAGTAAATCATAAACGTGATCTGCGTCACACGTCAAATTATTTTTATAACGACCGTTAATTATTTTATTAATGACTTATTTTTCATACAGATAGCCATGATTTATTTTTGGACAAACTAGCACTAGAACCCATGAGATATTATTTTTATAATGATCGCTCATAAAATAGAAAAGGTTAAAACGGCTAATTATGTCTACCGACACCTGCGATACCAAAAAAAGCCGTGGCCGACCAAAAGTGTTCGACAAAGAATCCGCACTCGATAAGGCCATGGTTTTGTTCTGGCAACACGGCTACGAAGCCACTTCAATGGCACATCTGGTTGAAGCAACAGGGGCAAAAGCCCCAACGTTATATGCCGAATTCACCAATAAAGAAGGTTTGTTCAAGGCTGTCTTAGACCGTTACCTTGCTCGTGTGACGAAACTGCGAGAGACCTGCCTGCGTTGTGACAATCGAACGCTTGAAGAGGCGCTTGAGGATTATCTTTATCTGGTGGCGAAACTG
Coding sequences within:
- the ldtC gene encoding L,D-transpeptidase LdtC: MLVSASLAVFPASANSYPLPPEGSRLIGQNFFHVVEDNGGSLEAIAKKYNVGFLALLQANPGVDPYVPRAGSVLTIPRQMLLPDAPRQGLVMNLAELRVYYYPAGKNSVTVYPIGIGQLGGDTVTPTMVTSVSDKRANPTWTPTANIRARYLANGIKLPAVVPAGPENPMGHHAIRLAAYGGVYLLHGTNADFGIGMRVSSGCIRLRDDDIKALYKEMPVGTPVRIINTAIKTSVEPDGRRLVEVHQPLSKHIDDDPKVLPIVLTEQMKQFQSAPETDANVMEQAMQHRSGMPIEVNAYGIASNEI
- the bhsA gene encoding multiple stress resistance protein BhsA → MKNVKTLIAAVVLSSISFASFAAVEVQATPAGQQKVGTITATAGTNLGSLEDQLAQKAEEMGASSFRITSVTGPNTLHGTAVIYK
- a CDS encoding TetR/AcrR family transcriptional regulator; amino-acid sequence: MSTDTCDTKKSRGRPKVFDKESALDKAMVLFWQHGYEATSMAHLVEATGAKAPTLYAEFTNKEGLFKAVLDRYLARVTKLRETCLRCDNRTLEEALEDYLYLVAKLFTDKETPTGCFMICTSSVLAVSSHDISEMIKARQSLLEATLLKFLEQHQQKGEIPATTYVGNLARYLCCIVQGMSVSAREDASHEELMQIVNTTLRLLPELKKI